One stretch of Tepiditoga spiralis DNA includes these proteins:
- a CDS encoding YebC/PmpR family DNA-binding transcriptional regulator, with protein MSGHNKWSNIQHRKGAQDAKKSKIFTKLIRELTVAAREGGDPESNARLRSAIEKARDANMPKDKIETAIKKGTGELGGEELFELMYEGYGPEGVALIISVVTNNKNRSAQEVRHILSKHGGSLAESGAVAWNFEKKALITIPKEEIADMDEFMMEAIEAGAEDVDDSTDPVEITAAPDALGTVRDALKDKYTVKADLTYNPKTTVKLTGSPAEKLFKLLNALEENDDVQNVYGNEDIDDEEMERIAENM; from the coding sequence ATGTCAGGACATAATAAATGGTCCAACATTCAACACAGAAAAGGCGCACAAGACGCTAAGAAATCAAAAATTTTCACAAAGCTCATTAGAGAATTGACAGTTGCTGCAAGAGAAGGTGGCGACCCAGAATCAAATGCAAGATTGAGATCAGCAATAGAAAAAGCAAGAGACGCTAATATGCCAAAAGATAAGATTGAAACTGCTATAAAAAAAGGTACTGGTGAATTAGGTGGAGAAGAACTTTTCGAACTCATGTATGAAGGATATGGGCCAGAAGGAGTTGCATTAATAATTTCTGTTGTTACAAACAATAAAAATAGATCAGCTCAAGAAGTAAGACATATTCTTTCTAAACATGGTGGTTCATTAGCTGAAAGTGGTGCTGTTGCTTGGAACTTTGAAAAAAAAGCTTTAATAACTATACCAAAAGAAGAAATTGCTGATATGGATGAATTCATGATGGAAGCTATTGAAGCAGGAGCAGAAGACGTTGATGATTCAACAGATCCAGTAGAAATAACAGCAGCTCCAGATGCTCTTGGTACAGTAAGAGATGCTTTAAAAGATAAATATACAGTAAAAGCAGATTTAACTTATAATCCAAAAACAACTGTAAAATTAACAGGAAGCCCTGCTGAAAAATTATTTAAACTTTTAAATGCATTAGAAGAAAATGACGATGTACAAAATGTTTATGGTAATGAAGATATAGATGATGAAGAAATGGAAAGAATTGCAGAAAATATGTAA
- a CDS encoding SpoIIE family protein phosphatase yields the protein MINIIDIYLKLNNILNIFKDDIKNISNEEISNRINTLIDNYIVEMNNYKSQIEETTMILQAQFEEISRTYEELTTILDISKLIFSVKDPRLTIDKIVNRLKDIVDFENVVIGEFNNSTLDLSFKPLFLELTTTGFETIPNLINYFYKEKNFKTILSETDPLNKSEKSILLIPIKSDVKIWGFVLLYGKKDNSFFLASDKKIMESVTEQLSFGFDTMDYLNDRIKQEKISNQLKFAKQIQESLLPHEIPKLKKIESSAFYRSAFDVGGDYYDLIKLDEDRLFGILADVSGKGVPAALIMSSVKAVLKSRIEKSESIEELAIYLNHYLSQNIPDDTFVTAIFILLNSKEKSVKIINAGHNNTPIFIDGEYKISKASGLPLGIIEENPLIVENYNYKDSFLFVTYTDGITEARNGAGDEFEYERLEKLIKQKTQENMDVIVKSIIEAVDDFVKEAPQHDDTTLLAIKSY from the coding sequence GTGATAAATATTATTGATATATATTTAAAATTAAATAATATTCTAAACATTTTCAAAGATGATATAAAAAATATTTCTAATGAAGAAATTTCAAATAGAATAAATACTTTAATAGATAATTACATTGTGGAAATGAATAATTATAAATCTCAAATTGAAGAAACAACTATGATCTTACAAGCTCAATTCGAAGAAATATCAAGAACATATGAAGAACTCACAACCATATTAGATATAAGTAAACTCATTTTTTCTGTTAAAGATCCAAGATTAACTATTGATAAAATTGTTAATAGATTAAAAGATATAGTTGATTTTGAAAATGTAGTAATAGGAGAGTTTAACAATTCTACATTAGATCTTTCATTTAAACCTTTATTTTTAGAATTAACAACAACTGGTTTTGAAACTATCCCTAATTTAATAAATTATTTTTATAAAGAAAAAAATTTCAAAACAATTTTATCTGAAACCGATCCTTTAAATAAAAGCGAAAAATCTATATTATTAATTCCTATAAAATCAGATGTAAAAATTTGGGGCTTTGTTTTATTATATGGAAAAAAAGATAATTCTTTTTTCTTGGCTTCAGATAAAAAAATAATGGAATCAGTTACCGAACAATTATCTTTTGGATTTGATACAATGGATTATCTAAATGATCGAATAAAACAAGAAAAAATTTCAAATCAATTAAAATTTGCAAAACAAATACAAGAATCTCTTTTACCTCATGAAATTCCTAAATTAAAAAAAATAGAATCGTCAGCATTTTATCGTTCTGCATTTGATGTTGGAGGAGACTATTATGATCTTATAAAATTGGATGAAGATAGACTTTTTGGAATACTTGCCGATGTATCTGGAAAAGGTGTTCCTGCTGCATTAATAATGAGTTCCGTTAAAGCTGTTTTAAAAAGTCGTATAGAAAAAAGCGAATCAATAGAAGAATTAGCAATATATTTAAATCATTATCTTTCTCAAAATATTCCCGATGACACTTTTGTAACAGCAATATTTATCCTATTGAACTCTAAAGAAAAAAGTGTTAAAATAATAAACGCAGGTCATAATAATACTCCAATATTTATAGATGGAGAATATAAAATTTCAAAAGCATCTGGATTACCATTAGGCATCATCGAAGAAAATCCTTTAATAGTTGAAAATTACAACTATAAGGATTCGTTTTTGTTTGTAACTTATACAGATGGAATAACAGAGGCAAGAAATGGTGCTGGTGATGAATTTGAATATGAAAGACTTGAAAAATTAATAAAACAGAAAACACAAGAAAATATGGATGTAATAGTTAAAAGTATAATAGAAGCAGTAGATGATTTTGTAAAAGAAGCACCACAACACGATGATACTACTTTGTTAGCAATAAAAAGTTATTAA
- a CDS encoding response regulator transcription factor, whose product MKKVLVVDDSDVLRKIITFNLKTAGYEIYEATNGEEGYNKIKEIKPDVVCLDIMMPIMDGFTVLKKLKEENINIPIIVLTAKGGESDEVYAISLGAKKVMTKPFSPKLLLDTIKEIAGE is encoded by the coding sequence ATGAAAAAAGTTCTTGTTGTTGATGATTCTGATGTTCTTAGAAAAATAATAACCTTTAATTTAAAAACCGCAGGTTATGAAATTTACGAAGCAACAAATGGAGAAGAGGGCTATAATAAAATAAAAGAAATAAAACCAGATGTCGTATGTTTAGATATAATGATGCCTATAATGGATGGCTTCACTGTTTTAAAAAAATTAAAAGAAGAAAATATAAACATTCCTATAATTGTTTTAACAGCTAAAGGCGGAGAATCAGATGAGGTTTATGCTATTTCTTTGGGTGCAAAAAAAGTAATGACAAAACCTTTTAGTCCAAAACTTTTATTAGATACAATAAAAGAAATCGCAGGTGAATGA
- a CDS encoding TIGR03936 family radical SAM-associated protein, translating into MRYLLKIKKHGKFIYTSHHDTNRAIEYTLRRLNCPMKFSKGYHPIPSFSFSPPIPLGYMVKELYIAVDTIKNFDFSNFNKKSPKGLTLMDAKIVDDKYTPVNEIKGYYITAYLSKNMYEKLLKINPEFSNLKAFKNKKNIFVIEYYRDIKNFHNILKDLKYEEYQREFVYLICKKTLLKNN; encoded by the coding sequence ATGAGATATTTATTAAAAATTAAAAAGCACGGAAAGTTTATTTATACATCACATCATGATACTAATAGAGCAATAGAGTATACCTTAAGAAGATTAAATTGTCCTATGAAATTTTCAAAAGGGTACCATCCAATACCTTCTTTTTCATTCTCTCCTCCAATACCTCTTGGATATATGGTTAAAGAATTATACATTGCTGTTGATACAATAAAAAATTTTGATTTTTCTAATTTTAATAAAAAATCTCCAAAAGGTTTAACTTTGATGGACGCAAAAATAGTTGATGATAAATATACTCCAGTAAATGAAATCAAAGGTTATTACATAACCGCTTATTTATCTAAAAATATGTATGAAAAATTATTAAAAATCAATCCTGAATTTTCAAATTTAAAAGCTTTCAAAAACAAAAAAAATATTTTTGTGATAGAATATTATAGAGATATAAAAAATTTTCATAATATTTTAAAAGACTTAAAATATGAAGAATATCAAAGAGAATTTGTTTATTTAATCTGTAAAAAAACATTATTAAAAAATAATTAA